The proteins below are encoded in one region of Chelmon rostratus isolate fCheRos1 chromosome 21, fCheRos1.pri, whole genome shotgun sequence:
- the neurl2 gene encoding neuralized-like protein 2: MEPFSDQFMEFHPIHGTNVRLDHSGTQATRVESFANGVCFSKHPLKPGEIFLIEIEDKELGWCGHLRVGLTARDPRGLEAVPEYSIPDLTDLGDSWVFAITRNHNKIIEDAGAEGQEGGDGGLHEGHRLGRGEVEDGAGGGDGGGDDNNKPKTFFTDTHLYIESVRIPRDKLVGRSRPGRYSHILDDLYKTNALPPTARRSRIGVLYVPKGPDLADMHIVINGEDMGASAKGIPAVQPLYAVVDVFAATKCVRIVQVEYGFSSLQTLCRKAIQKHIVHRMAIDWLELPEALKHYCKYE, translated from the exons ATGGAGCCTTTTTCTGACCAGTTCATGGAGTTCCACCCCATCCATGGTACCAATGTCAGACTGGACCACTCAGGGACCCAGGCCACCCGGGTGGAGAGCTTTGCAAATGGAGTGTGTTTCAGCAAACATCCTCTGAAGCCCGGGGAGATTTTTCTCATTGAGATCGAGGATAAGGAGCTGGGCTGGTGTGGCCACCTCCGGGTCGGCCTGACTGCCAGGGACCCCAGGGGCTTAGAGGCGGTACCTGAATACTCCATCCCGGACCTGACAGACTTGGGAGACAGCTGGGTATTTGCCATCACTCGCAACCACAACAAGATCATAGAAGACGCTGGAGCAGAGGGTCAAGAGGGCGGAGACGGAGGACTGCATGAGGGCCACAGGCTCGGACGAGGGGAGGTAGAAGAtggagctggaggtggagatggaggaggagacgacaacaacaaaccaaagaCTTTCTTCACTGATACTCACCTGTACATTGAGAGCGTTCGGATCCCCAGAGACAAGCTGGTTGGCCGGAGCAGGCCCGGGCGCTACAGCCACATTCTGGATGACTTGTATAAGACTAACGCCCTGCCTCCCACAGCCAGACGCAGCCGGATAGGAGTGCTGTATGTGCCGAAAGGGCCAGACCTGGCCGACATGCACATTGTGATCAACGGTGAGGACATGGGAGCTAGTGCAAAGGGGATCCCCGCCGTCCAGCCTCTCTACGCTGTGGTGGACGTCTTTGCTGCCACTAAGTGTGTCCGAATTGTCCAGGTGGAGTATGGAT TCTCGTCCTTGCAGACGTTGTGTAGGAAGGCCATCCAGAAGCACATTGTCCACAGGATGGCCATCGACTGGCTGGAGCTGCCAGAGGCTCTTAAGCACTACTGCAAGTATGAATGA
- the msrb1b gene encoding methionine-R-sulfoxide reductase B1b: MSFCRFFGGEVYKDHFKPGMYVCSQCNHPLFSSRSKFAHSSPWPAFSDTIREDSVTKMMETLTAYKVLCGKCGSGLGHEFVNDGPEEGVSRF; this comes from the exons ATGTCTTTCTGTCGCTTTTTTGGCGGTGAGGTCTACAAGGATCATTTCAAACCAG GCATGTATGTGTGCTCCCAGTGTAACCATCCGCTGTTCTCCAGCCGCTCTAAGTTCGCCCACTCGTCTCCTTGGCCGGCTTTCAGCGACACCATCCGAGAGGACAGCGTCACCAAGATGATGGAGACTCTCACCGCCTACAAG GTGCTGTGCGGGAAGTGCGGCAGCGGGCTGGGCCACGAGTTTGTGAACGACGGCCCGGAGGAAGGGGTGTCGCGGTTCTGA
- the si:dkey-121b10.7 gene encoding heparan sulfate glucosamine 3-O-sulfotransferase 6, with protein sequence MGCSKWRAAFNFGHLKVQSKLSVFFTMIILFTYLFYCLNGYCDSLPRPVYDQQSNLQNKILLNDGHEASPQQLGAFNASQGSIVRGQLSDLSNSDAPSNNISIANNFGSKKFPQAIIIGVKKGGTRALLEFLRIHPDVRAVGSEPHFFDRFYDKGLEWYRNLMPRTLEGQITMEKTPSYFITKEAPRRVFSMSRHTKLIVVVRDPVTRAVSDYTQTLSKSPGLPSFQNLAFRNATTGLIDTSWSAVRIGIYAKHLENWLRFFPLSRLLFVSGERLVTDPAGEMGRVQDFLGLKRVVTDKHFYFNQTKGFPCLKKPEGSSRPRCLGKSKGRPHPQIPSEVLLRLRDFYRPFNLKFYQMTGHNFGWD encoded by the exons ATGGGATGTAGTAAATGGAGAGCTGCGTTCAACTTTGGACACCTGAAGGTGCAGTCCAAGCTGTCCGTCTTCTTTACCATGATCATTCTCTTCACTTACCTCTTTTACTGCCTCAACGGATACTGCGACTCCCTGCCCAGGCCTGTTTACGACCAACAGAgtaatttacaaaacaaaattctCCTAAATGATGGACATGAGGCGTCACCGCAGCAGCTCGGCGCGTTTAACGCGTCTCAGGGCTCGATCGTCCGGGGGCAGCTGTCGGACTTGTCGAACAGCGATGCTCCTTCCAACAACATCTCTATAGCCAATAATTTCGGCAGCAAAAAGTTTCCCCAGGCCATCATCATCGGGGTGAAGAAAGGTGGCACACGGGCTCTGCTCGAGTTCCTGCGCATCCATCCGGACGTGAGAGCCGTCGGCTCTGAGCCGCACTTCTTTGACCGCTTCTACGATAAGGGGCTGGAATGGTACAG GAACCTGATGCCTCGTACTCTGGAGGGTCAGATCACCATGGAGAAGACCCCCAGTTACTTTATCACCAAAGAGGCCCCTCGCCGTGTCTTCTCCATGAGCCGCCACACCAAGCTCATTGTGGTGGTGCGCGACCCTGTGACCCGGGCTGTTTCTGATTACACCCAGACTCTGTCCAAATCTCCCGGGCTGCCATCCTTCCAGAACCTGGCCTTCCGAAATGCCACCACAGGCCTCATCGACACATCCTGGAGCGCCGTGCGCATTGGCATCTACGCTAAGCACCTGGAGAACTGGCTGCGCTTCTTCCCGCTCTCACGCCTCCTGTTTGTCAGCGGCGAACGCCTCGTGACGGACCCAGCAGGTGAGATGGGCCGGGTCCAGGACTTCTTGGGACTCAAGCGCGTGGTGACAGACAAGCACTTCTACTTCAACCAGACCAAAGGCTTCCCCTGCCTAAAGAAGCCAGAGGGGAGCAGCAGGCCGCGTTGCCTTGGGAAGTCAAAGGGCAGGCCCCATCCCCAAATCCCCTCGGAGGTCCTGCTTAGGCTCAGAGACTTCTACAGACCCTTCAATCTCAAGTTTTACCAAATGACCGGCCACAATTTTGGCTGGGACTGA